In Acidobacteriota bacterium, the DNA window CCACGCTCGGCGACGCCGTCAATGCCAACGTCGCGCTCACGGTGCGCGAGTGCTCCAGTACCGTCCCGATCGTCGCAACGGCGGCATTTGAGATGTCGGGCGACCTGCTCAAACAGGCCGGTTGCCAGAATGTGATCCAGTTGGGCGAGTTGCTGGGCCGCGCGATGGCCCGCCGGATCACGAGCGATGGAGGGCGGCCCCATGTCATTGGCCAGTTGGATGGCCTGGTGATCGCCGAGGCGGCTGTGGCCGGCACCACCCTGGCGGGCCAGACGATCGGCAATGCCCGTGTGGGCGAGCGCCTTCACGTGAATATCGTCGGCGTGTGGGACAAGGGTGCGTATTCGCCGGGATCCGCCGGCCTCCTGCTCACTCACGACATGACCTTGTTGCTGTCGGGCACCCAGAACGATGTGGACGCGTACGCCCGCGAGTACAGCCACTCGGCCCCACCAACAGTCACCGCGCTCATCGTCGGAGGCGGGCGCGTGGGGAGAGCCACGTCGCGCGCCTTGTCGGCGGCGGGCATCGAGCATCGGGTGGTGGAACGGGAACACGTGAACGTGCCTGACCGGGCGCACTGGGTGTTTGGTGATGCCACGGACCCCGCCGTGCTCGACTCAGCGGGCCTCGACACCGCTTCAAGCGTGGCGATCACCACACACGATGACGACCTGAACGTGTACTGACGCTGTACTGCCGGTCGAAGCGCCCGGACATCAAAATCCTGAGCCGCTCCACGCACCAACAGAACGTAGCCACACTTCGCCTGGCGGGCGCCAACTTCGTGATGTCGT includes these proteins:
- a CDS encoding NAD-binding protein; translated protein: MTSRRGIRHLRALAGLLGAVTALVLVYSTIFHLLMTAEGRAYSWFTGVYWTVQTMTTLGYGDLTFTRDTGLAFSLVVLLSGLVLLFVLLPYTLIQFFYSPWLERQNAARTPRDIPPDVSNHVILTAYGPVEAILIQRFDQYAMPYTVIVPDTARALELHDHGVNVMIGHVDDADTYRRAGIERAALVATTLGDAVNANVALTVRECSSTVPIVATAAFEMSGDLLKQAGCQNVIQLGELLGRAMARRITSDGGRPHVIGQLDGLVIAEAAVAGTTLAGQTIGNARVGERLHVNIVGVWDKGAYSPGSAGLLLTHDMTLLLSGTQNDVDAYAREYSHSAPPTVTALIVGGGRVGRATSRALSAAGIEHRVVEREHVNVPDRAHWVFGDATDPAVLDSAGLDTASSVAITTHDDDLNVY